A genomic segment from Streptomyces sp. NBC_01233 encodes:
- a CDS encoding spermidine synthase yields the protein MPDVDAERAWLLTVDGSPQSYVDLDDPEHLEFEYVRRLAHVLDCAAEPGRALDLLHLGGGALTLPRYAAATRAGSRQAVVEFDAGLVELVAEHLPLPQGSGITVHTADARAWLEAAPAASADVVVADVFGGSRVPAQLTSVEYARAAARVLRPGGLYAANLADGAPFDFLRAQLANFAEAFGELALVAEPGVLRGRRFGNAVLLASDAGIPVAALARRCAGDVFPARVEYGDGLVRFMKGAAPVADADAAPSPAPPEGAFSIG from the coding sequence ATGCCGGACGTGGACGCGGAGCGGGCCTGGCTGCTGACCGTCGACGGGTCCCCGCAGTCGTATGTGGACCTGGACGATCCGGAACACCTGGAATTCGAGTACGTACGCCGCCTCGCGCACGTGCTGGACTGCGCGGCGGAGCCCGGGCGCGCACTGGACCTCCTGCACCTGGGCGGCGGCGCGCTCACCCTGCCCCGCTACGCGGCCGCGACCCGGGCGGGATCCCGGCAGGCGGTCGTCGAGTTCGACGCGGGCCTGGTCGAGCTGGTCGCCGAACACCTGCCGCTGCCGCAGGGGTCCGGGATCACGGTGCACACCGCCGATGCCCGGGCCTGGCTGGAGGCGGCGCCGGCCGCGAGTGCGGACGTGGTGGTCGCCGACGTCTTCGGCGGCTCGCGGGTGCCGGCGCAGCTGACGTCGGTGGAGTACGCGCGGGCGGCGGCTCGGGTGCTGCGGCCCGGCGGGCTGTACGCGGCGAACCTGGCCGACGGGGCGCCGTTCGACTTCCTGCGGGCGCAACTGGCGAACTTCGCGGAGGCGTTCGGGGAGCTAGCGCTGGTCGCGGAGCCGGGGGTGCTGCGGGGGCGGCGGTTCGGGAACGCGGTGCTCCTGGCCTCCGATGCCGGGATTCCGGTGGCTGCGCTGGCCCGGCGGTGCGCGGGTGACGTGTTTCCCGCGAGGGTGGAGTACGGGGACGGGCTGGTCCGGTTCATGAAGGGCGCGGCGCCGGTGGCTGACGCGGACGCGGCGCCGTCTCCGGCGCCGCCGGAGGGTGCGTTCTCGATCGGGTAG
- a CDS encoding helix-turn-helix domain-containing protein yields MATEHLGDRMARLRRLADLTQEGLAERSGVSVDVIRKLEQHRKHSARLPTLHSLAKGLGVELTGLLGDPPGVPSSGDAEPPQLVAVRRAIMPPLFAPPVEPTGVERLSLPLLRAELAEGWTLYHAAEFGRLMDVLPGIIADARLLAAVGNPEQRAAGQAALGKALQLAGHLAIRLGKTDLALSALERAYAAAGDSSDPLLAPMVSNSVAWAYQRQARLDDARSLAVHAADGVEREHTGTSEGVRVWGGLLMSAATSYARSDDYETANDMMVTAEKAAGRLATLPPPADSKLVSVFNRSSVRIERVRLAVQHERPEEALSLAKGMRLSPDTPPSWRTWLLLDVARAHTDIGDAAGAVKALEKLRQVAPGWMRHHTLAVAIVSDLWAGSARPPGLRKLATFLGVA; encoded by the coding sequence ATGGCTACTGAGCACCTGGGCGACCGCATGGCCAGACTGCGCCGCCTCGCTGACCTCACCCAAGAGGGACTTGCCGAGCGCTCCGGCGTGTCCGTGGACGTGATCCGAAAGCTAGAGCAGCACCGGAAGCACAGCGCACGCCTGCCCACCTTGCATTCACTCGCCAAGGGGCTCGGCGTGGAGCTGACGGGTCTGCTGGGAGATCCGCCCGGCGTACCGTCCAGCGGCGATGCCGAACCGCCTCAGCTCGTTGCCGTACGACGCGCGATCATGCCGCCCCTGTTCGCTCCGCCCGTTGAGCCGACGGGGGTTGAACGGCTCTCGCTGCCCCTTCTGCGGGCTGAACTGGCGGAGGGGTGGACGCTGTACCACGCAGCTGAGTTCGGCCGTCTCATGGACGTTCTGCCGGGCATCATCGCTGACGCGCGCCTACTCGCTGCGGTAGGAAACCCGGAGCAACGCGCTGCCGGTCAAGCAGCACTCGGCAAGGCGCTCCAGCTCGCCGGACACCTGGCGATCCGGCTCGGGAAGACTGACCTGGCACTGTCCGCACTGGAGCGCGCCTATGCTGCTGCCGGAGACTCGTCAGACCCCCTGCTGGCCCCGATGGTCTCCAACTCCGTGGCGTGGGCCTACCAACGCCAGGCCCGGCTGGACGACGCCCGGAGCCTGGCCGTACACGCGGCGGACGGGGTGGAGCGCGAACACACGGGCACGTCGGAGGGTGTCCGTGTGTGGGGCGGCCTGTTGATGTCTGCGGCTACGTCGTACGCCCGCAGCGACGACTACGAGACCGCCAACGACATGATGGTCACGGCGGAGAAGGCAGCCGGCCGCCTGGCGACGCTCCCGCCCCCCGCTGACAGCAAGCTCGTGTCGGTGTTCAACCGATCGTCAGTGCGCATTGAGCGGGTGCGCCTGGCCGTCCAGCACGAACGGCCGGAGGAAGCCCTTTCCTTGGCCAAGGGGATGCGGCTCAGCCCGGACACTCCCCCGTCGTGGCGGACGTGGCTGCTGCTGGACGTGGCCCGAGCCCATACCGACATCGGGGACGCAGCCGGAGCCGTCAAGGCGCTTGAGAAGCTGCGGCAGGTGGCCCCAGGGTGGATGAGGCACCACACCTTGGCCGTAGCGATCGTCTCTGATCTCTGGGCAGGGTCGGCAAGGCCCCCGGGGCTGCGGAAACTGGCGACGTTTCTGGGGGTCGCCTAA
- a CDS encoding recombinase family protein, with product MNTNAGHLIGYARVSTDDQEAQLQHDALAAAGCARVFTDKASGKNTDRPELAVVLDYVRAGDTLCVWKLDRFARSLIDLVNMVDALAARGVGFKVLTGALASIDPNTPDGRLMLQVVGAMAEFERSLIKDRTRAGLDAARAQGRVGGRPAVMDADKLAAAKARKAQGESVTAIAKALKVSRATLYRALDESK from the coding sequence ATGAACACGAACGCGGGACACCTCATCGGTTACGCACGGGTCAGCACGGATGACCAGGAAGCTCAGCTCCAGCACGACGCGCTTGCGGCAGCGGGTTGCGCACGGGTCTTCACGGACAAGGCGAGCGGCAAGAACACGGACCGCCCTGAGCTTGCCGTCGTTCTCGACTACGTGCGCGCCGGGGACACCCTGTGTGTGTGGAAGCTGGACAGATTCGCTCGCTCGCTGATCGACCTGGTGAACATGGTGGACGCTCTCGCTGCCCGTGGGGTCGGGTTCAAGGTGCTGACGGGTGCGCTGGCGTCGATCGATCCGAACACGCCGGACGGACGGCTCATGCTTCAGGTGGTGGGCGCCATGGCGGAGTTTGAGCGGAGCCTGATCAAGGACCGGACGCGTGCGGGTCTGGACGCTGCCAGGGCTCAGGGGCGTGTGGGTGGCCGTCCGGCCGTGATGGACGCTGACAAGCTCGCTGCGGCGAAGGCTCGCAAGGCTCAGGGCGAGAGCGTCACAGCCATCGCCAAGGCTCTCAAGGTGTCCCGCGCGACGCTGTACCGGGCGCTGGACGAGAGCAAGTAG
- a CDS encoding type II toxin-antitoxin system VapB family antitoxin, whose translation MAKVNISLDAELVVEVMVLAGVGSPQDAVEVVVRDYIARGHRTEARVQRQDEPRRTADTMPPLPEG comes from the coding sequence GTGGCCAAGGTCAACATCAGCCTCGATGCCGAGCTCGTGGTGGAGGTGATGGTGCTCGCCGGGGTCGGCTCGCCGCAGGACGCGGTGGAGGTCGTCGTACGGGACTACATCGCGCGCGGGCACCGCACCGAGGCGCGGGTCCAGCGGCAGGACGAGCCGCGCCGGACCGCCGACACCATGCCGCCGCTGCCGGAGGGCTGA
- a CDS encoding MFS transporter, producing the protein MSSPPAAAPRTPARRRRPDWAGRNYSLLTGAAVVTNLGSHGALIAATFAVMEAGGSSGDIGLVAAARTLPLVLFLLIGGAVADRLPRHRVMVAANALNCLSQAAFALLVLTGDPQLWQMMLLTALCGTGTAFFNPAAEGMLLSTVSGEHSNRAFALFRMAMNGAGIGGAALGGAMIAAMGPGWVLAVDAAAFAVAGLLRAFLDVSHVPGRAPGGGLVADLREGWTEVRTRPWLWSIVLQFSVVVAVVGAAEAVYGPLVARDQLGGAAPWGVALAFFGVGTIAGAVLMMVWKPRRLLLIGTLCVFPLALPSAGLAVPLPVWGLCTVMFVSGAAIEVFGVSWMTTMHQEIPEEKFSRVSAYDWFGSVSMLPLATALAGPAESAFGRTQALWGCAALVILATALVLLIPDVRHMTRKSKPTPLPKPPTPHSSPSAPATPSSPAGV; encoded by the coding sequence GTGAGTTCTCCCCCCGCCGCAGCGCCCCGTACGCCCGCACGCCGTCGCCGTCCCGACTGGGCGGGCCGCAACTACTCCCTGCTGACCGGCGCGGCGGTCGTCACCAACCTCGGCAGCCACGGAGCCCTCATCGCGGCCACCTTCGCGGTGATGGAGGCCGGCGGATCCAGTGGGGACATCGGCCTGGTCGCGGCCGCCCGTACGCTGCCGCTCGTCCTCTTCCTGCTCATCGGCGGCGCCGTCGCCGACCGGCTGCCGCGCCACCGCGTGATGGTCGCGGCCAACGCCCTGAACTGCCTCTCGCAGGCGGCCTTCGCGCTGCTCGTCCTCACCGGCGACCCCCAGCTGTGGCAGATGATGCTGCTGACCGCGCTGTGCGGCACCGGCACCGCCTTCTTCAATCCCGCGGCCGAGGGCATGCTGCTCTCCACGGTCTCCGGGGAGCACTCCAACCGGGCCTTCGCGCTGTTCCGCATGGCGATGAACGGCGCGGGCATCGGCGGCGCCGCCCTCGGCGGGGCCATGATCGCCGCGATGGGGCCGGGCTGGGTCCTGGCCGTGGACGCGGCCGCCTTCGCCGTCGCGGGCCTGCTGCGCGCGTTCCTCGACGTGAGCCACGTCCCCGGCCGGGCCCCGGGTGGCGGCCTGGTGGCCGACCTGCGCGAGGGCTGGACGGAGGTCCGGACCCGCCCCTGGCTGTGGAGCATTGTGCTCCAGTTCTCCGTCGTCGTCGCCGTCGTGGGCGCCGCGGAGGCGGTCTACGGTCCGCTGGTCGCCCGGGACCAACTGGGCGGGGCGGCTCCCTGGGGCGTGGCCCTCGCCTTCTTCGGGGTCGGCACCATCGCCGGGGCCGTCCTGATGATGGTGTGGAAGCCGCGCCGGCTGCTGCTGATCGGCACGCTGTGCGTGTTCCCGCTGGCGCTGCCGTCGGCGGGCCTGGCCGTGCCGCTGCCCGTGTGGGGGCTGTGCACGGTGATGTTCGTCAGCGGAGCCGCGATCGAGGTCTTCGGCGTGAGCTGGATGACCACGATGCACCAGGAGATCCCGGAGGAGAAGTTCTCCCGGGTCTCCGCCTACGACTGGTTCGGCTCCGTGTCGATGCTCCCGCTGGCCACCGCCCTGGCCGGCCCGGCCGAATCGGCCTTCGGCCGCACCCAGGCCCTGTGGGGCTGCGCGGCCCTGGTCATCCTGGCCACCGCCCTGGTCCTCCTGATCCCGGACGTCCGCCACATGACCCGCAAGTCCAAACCAACCCCCCTCCCCAAGCCCCCCACCCCGCACTCCAGCCCGTCCGCCCCGGCGACCCCCTCCAGCCCCGCCGGCGTTTGA
- a CDS encoding beta-glucosidase family protein, which produces MSESVSRRSAMRLLAAAGGVGAALGAGACAPTVPPGAGLPTATPAAGPAGGSAAGPGPGPGAGAVGAARIDALLERLTLEEKTALLHGARDPAPLGQAGYVPGVPRLGIPALRLADGAAGVRVAQHATALPAPVLLASAFDPALAREYGRVLGREGRALGQDVLLAPMANLIRTPYAGRNFETFAEDPRLTADLVAEVIRGVQEEGLIATVKHFALNNQEHGRDTVDVTATEQTLHETELRGFEAAVAAGAGAVMGAYNKVNGVHACENKPLLDELLRGSWGFDGWVMSDWNATHSTVAAIGAGLDMEMPGGTHFGGPLREAVRGGSVTEAAVDLAVHRILTTMDRFGLLAARPAARPARDATAGARVARKVATAGAVLLRNETRTLPLTGAAARSIAVIGPTAQVPFVGGGGSAHVVPDGAAAPLTALRQRAGNGSTVRHALGEDLYGRPLPAQLLTPAAALDEQSVAPGREWSHEGEFRLAADDEWTLIVHYTGQRPAVRLDGEELFPVRQGMAEHFAGGLLGSAPDGMAVRRRTLALKAGIHRLAVTAGGGDGGQRFRLRHTTGASRAADLAEAVRTAKSARSVVLFAYGDATEGRDRTSLALPGGQERLIEAVAAANPRTTVVLNTSSATTMPWLARTGAVLQMYYPGQEGAGATADVLFGDVDPGGRLTQTFPADERATPVGGDPLRYPGLGGRQEYSEGVHVGHRWYDAQQVEPLFPFGHGLSYTTWQYEKLTVRPERGGLRAEFTVRNTGRRKGTEVAQVYVGPSPELQLDQPVRALAGYRRLTLAPGEAQRVAVDVDARALSSWDPERHAWVLGSGRREVFAGRSSRELPLKSKVVVASR; this is translated from the coding sequence ATGAGCGAGTCCGTGTCCAGACGTTCGGCGATGCGGCTGCTCGCGGCGGCGGGCGGGGTGGGAGCGGCCCTCGGCGCGGGGGCCTGCGCCCCCACCGTGCCGCCAGGTGCGGGACTCCCCACGGCGACGCCCGCAGCGGGACCCGCCGGGGGATCCGCCGCCGGGCCCGGGCCCGGGCCCGGGGCCGGGGCCGTCGGCGCCGCCCGCATCGACGCCCTGCTGGAACGGCTCACCCTCGAAGAGAAGACCGCCCTGCTGCACGGAGCCCGGGACCCCGCCCCCCTCGGCCAGGCCGGCTACGTGCCCGGCGTACCGCGCCTGGGCATCCCGGCGCTGCGCCTCGCCGACGGGGCCGCCGGAGTACGGGTCGCCCAGCACGCCACCGCACTGCCCGCGCCGGTCCTGCTCGCCTCCGCCTTCGACCCGGCGCTGGCCCGCGAGTACGGCCGGGTCCTCGGCCGCGAGGGCCGCGCACTCGGTCAGGACGTCCTGCTCGCACCCATGGCCAACCTCATCCGGACCCCGTACGCGGGCCGGAACTTCGAGACCTTCGCCGAGGACCCGCGGCTGACGGCGGACCTGGTCGCGGAGGTGATCCGGGGCGTCCAGGAAGAAGGGCTCATCGCCACCGTCAAGCACTTCGCCCTCAACAACCAGGAACACGGCCGCGACACCGTCGACGTGACCGCCACCGAGCAGACCCTGCACGAGACCGAGCTACGGGGCTTCGAGGCCGCCGTGGCCGCCGGCGCGGGCGCCGTCATGGGCGCGTACAACAAGGTCAACGGCGTCCACGCCTGCGAGAACAAGCCGCTGCTCGACGAACTGCTGCGCGGGAGCTGGGGGTTCGACGGCTGGGTGATGTCCGACTGGAACGCCACCCACAGCACCGTCGCCGCCATCGGCGCCGGCCTCGACATGGAGATGCCCGGCGGCACCCACTTCGGCGGGCCGCTGCGCGAGGCGGTGCGCGGCGGATCCGTGACCGAGGCCGCCGTCGACCTCGCCGTCCACCGGATCCTGACCACCATGGACCGCTTCGGGCTGCTGGCGGCCCGGCCCGCCGCCCGGCCCGCGCGCGACGCCACCGCCGGGGCCCGCGTCGCCCGCAAGGTGGCCACCGCCGGGGCGGTGCTGCTCCGCAACGAAACCCGCACCCTGCCCCTGACCGGCGCCGCCGCCCGCTCCATCGCGGTGATCGGGCCCACCGCCCAAGTGCCGTTCGTCGGCGGCGGGGGCAGCGCGCACGTGGTCCCCGACGGGGCGGCCGCCCCGCTCACCGCCCTCCGCCAACGGGCCGGGAACGGCTCCACCGTGCGCCACGCCCTCGGCGAGGACCTGTACGGACGGCCTCTCCCCGCGCAGCTGCTGACCCCGGCAGCCGCCCTCGACGAGCAGAGCGTGGCCCCCGGGCGCGAGTGGAGCCACGAGGGCGAGTTCCGCCTCGCCGCGGACGACGAGTGGACCCTGATCGTCCACTACACCGGGCAGCGGCCCGCCGTGCGCCTAGACGGCGAGGAACTGTTCCCCGTCCGGCAGGGCATGGCCGAGCACTTCGCCGGCGGACTCCTCGGCTCCGCCCCCGACGGGATGGCCGTCCGCCGCCGCACCCTCGCCCTCAAGGCGGGCATCCACCGGCTGGCCGTGACGGCCGGGGGCGGAGACGGGGGCCAGCGCTTCCGGCTCCGGCACACCACCGGGGCGAGCCGGGCCGCGGACCTCGCCGAGGCCGTGAGGACGGCGAAATCGGCCCGCAGCGTGGTCCTGTTCGCCTACGGGGACGCCACCGAGGGCAGGGACCGGACCTCCCTGGCCCTCCCCGGCGGGCAGGAGCGGCTGATCGAGGCGGTGGCCGCCGCGAACCCCCGTACGACGGTGGTGCTCAACACCTCCTCCGCCACGACCATGCCGTGGCTCGCGCGCACCGGGGCCGTCCTCCAGATGTACTACCCGGGGCAGGAGGGCGCGGGAGCCACCGCCGACGTCCTCTTCGGCGACGTGGACCCGGGCGGCCGCCTCACCCAGACCTTCCCGGCCGACGAGCGGGCGACCCCGGTCGGCGGCGACCCGCTGCGCTACCCGGGACTGGGCGGCCGGCAGGAGTACTCCGAGGGCGTCCACGTCGGGCACCGCTGGTACGACGCCCAGCAGGTGGAGCCGCTGTTCCCCTTCGGGCACGGGCTCTCCTACACGACCTGGCAGTACGAGAAGCTCACGGTCCGGCCGGAGCGGGGCGGGCTGCGCGCGGAGTTCACCGTCCGCAACACCGGCCGCCGCAAGGGCACCGAAGTGGCCCAGGTGTACGTCGGCCCGTCCCCGGAGCTCCAGCTCGACCAGCCGGTGCGCGCACTGGCCGGCTACCGGCGGCTCACCCTCGCGCCCGGCGAGGCGCAGCGCGTCGCCGTCGACGTCGACGCCAGGGCGCTGTCGTCCTGGGACCCGGAACGGCATGCGTGGGTGCTGGGTTCCGGCCGCCGGGAGGTGTTCGCGGGCCGTTCCTCCCGCGAGCTGCCACTGAAGTCAAAGGTGGTGGTGGCGAGCCGATAG
- a CDS encoding DUF4442 domain-containing protein: MSADQMNVGELLAATVPMAQTLNLQFLETTPERAVVRLPDQPDYHNHVGGPHAGAMFTLAESASGAIVLAAFGDQLSRAVPLAVKAEIGYKKLAKGVVTATATLGRPAAEVVAELDAGGRPEFPVTIAIQREDEAVTGEMTVVWTLRPNA; encoded by the coding sequence ATGAGCGCAGATCAGATGAACGTGGGCGAACTGCTCGCCGCGACGGTGCCGATGGCCCAGACCCTGAACCTCCAGTTCCTGGAGACCACCCCCGAGCGCGCGGTCGTCCGGCTCCCGGACCAGCCCGACTACCACAACCACGTCGGCGGCCCGCACGCCGGCGCCATGTTCACCCTCGCCGAGTCCGCGAGCGGCGCGATCGTCCTGGCCGCCTTCGGCGACCAGCTCTCGCGCGCCGTGCCCCTCGCTGTCAAGGCCGAGATCGGCTACAAGAAGCTCGCCAAGGGCGTCGTGACCGCCACCGCCACCCTCGGCCGCCCGGCCGCGGAGGTCGTCGCCGAACTCGACGCGGGCGGCCGCCCCGAATTCCCGGTCACCATCGCCATCCAGCGCGAGGACGAGGCCGTGACCGGCGAAATGACCGTCGTCTGGACCCTGCGCCCCAACGCATAG
- a CDS encoding patatin-like phospholipase family protein, translating into MGGDTALVLGGGGLTGVGWECGILYGLACAGVDLTTADIVVGTSAGSVVGAQLTCGQLSVRELYERQLGDATGEIAAKMGAGVIARYAVAMARSRNATAYRQRVGAMALAADTGPEADRRAVLAARLVSHEWPERRLVVTAVDALTGEPADFDRESGAGLVDAVSASCAVPGVWPPVTVGGRRFIDGGVRSATNADLAAGYARVVIIAPISLGSGLVPSPAAQAARLREAGARVLVISPSAQARKVFGRNVLDPARRDPAARAGLAQAVEHVEEAAAVWSA; encoded by the coding sequence ATGGGCGGCGACACGGCACTGGTGCTGGGCGGCGGCGGACTGACGGGCGTGGGCTGGGAGTGCGGAATCCTGTACGGGCTCGCCTGCGCGGGCGTCGACCTCACCACGGCCGACATCGTCGTCGGCACCTCGGCGGGCTCGGTGGTCGGCGCCCAGCTCACCTGCGGGCAGCTGTCCGTGCGGGAGCTGTACGAACGCCAGCTCGGCGACGCCACCGGGGAGATCGCCGCGAAAATGGGGGCCGGCGTGATCGCGCGGTACGCCGTCGCGATGGCCCGCTCCCGCAACGCGACGGCCTACCGGCAGCGGGTCGGCGCCATGGCTCTGGCCGCCGACACCGGGCCCGAGGCCGATCGGCGCGCGGTGCTCGCCGCCCGGCTGGTCTCGCACGAATGGCCCGAGCGACGGCTCGTGGTCACCGCCGTGGACGCGCTGACCGGCGAACCGGCCGACTTCGACCGGGAGAGCGGCGCGGGGCTCGTCGACGCGGTCTCGGCGAGCTGCGCCGTGCCGGGGGTGTGGCCGCCGGTGACGGTCGGCGGACGCCGGTTCATCGACGGAGGCGTCCGCTCCGCCACCAACGCCGACCTCGCCGCGGGGTACGCCCGCGTCGTGATCATCGCGCCGATCTCCCTCGGCTCAGGGCTGGTCCCCTCGCCGGCCGCGCAGGCCGCGCGGCTGCGGGAGGCTGGGGCGCGGGTCCTGGTGATCAGCCCGTCGGCGCAGGCCCGCAAGGTCTTCGGGCGCAACGTACTCGACCCCGCCCGGCGGGACCCCGCGGCGCGGGCCGGTCTGGCGCAGGCGGTGGAGCACGTCGAGGAGGCGGCCGCCGTCTGGTCCGCCTGA